One part of the Drosophila teissieri strain GT53w chromosome 3R, Prin_Dtei_1.1, whole genome shotgun sequence genome encodes these proteins:
- the LOC122619862 gene encoding vegetative cell wall protein gp1: MQMEKHTILILLLLALILCADSSQAARRLRKKPKVYNALITTDDNLTSSRAYPVIQPTIHEPGYAPFGPFNPYGFYSPPIVRFGQPIVPGLAPNERLPYPLPAAAQYPAGYAPYEPQQPVETPVEQQPQPASPPGAVERQEMPKEQLPLPLNQHGLPPMLIPLPSQFRGQPMHLPPYPYSQYPVVYDQAGFIRQNYLPPYDYYPTQGYPVRGATLPREEQEQPLNPNQSGVQPQPEPQPQPLPLENLEPAQPSFEDIRNGSESKNSAVPDVPPPPIPSGPKRPRPAEPELEPKAEADN, translated from the exons CACACCATTCTgattctcctgctgctggcacTGATTCTTTGCGCCGATTCTTCGCAAGCCGCCCGTCGCCTGCGGAAGAAGCCCAAGGTCTACAACGCCCTCATCACCACCGACGACAACCTGACCTCCAGTCGCGCCTacccggtcatccagcccaccATCCACGAGCCGGGCTACGCCCCCTTCGGACCCTTCAATCCCTACGGCTTCTACAGTCCTCCGATCGTGAGGTTCGGCCAGCCGATTGTGCCCGGACTGGCGCCCAACGAGAGG CTCCCGTACCCACTGCCAGCCGCCGCCCAGTATCCCGCTGGCTATGCTCCCTATGAGCCCCAACAGCCCGTGGAGACGCCAGTGGAGCAGCAGCCCCAGCCGGCGTCGCCACCGGGAGCCGTGGAGCGACAGGAGATGCCCAAGGAGCAGTTGCCCCTGCCACTCAATCAGCACGGACTGCCGCCCATGCTGATTCCCCTACCCTCCCAGTTCAGAGGACAGCCCATGCACCTGCCCCCCTACCCGTACAGCCAGTACCCAGTGGTCTACGATCAGGCGGGCTTCATCAGGCAGAACTACCTGCCGCCGTACGACTACTACCCCACCCAGGGCTATCCCGTGCGGGGAGCCACCTTGCCGcgcgaggagcaggagcagccactTAATCCCAACCAGAGTGGAGTTCAGCCACAGCCagagccgcagccacagccactTCCGCTGGAGAATCTGGAGCCGGCGCAGCCCAGCTTCGAGGACATTCGCAACGGATCGGAGAGCAAAAACAGCGCGGTGCCGGATGTTCCACCTCCGCCAATACCCTCCGGACCCAAGCGTCCACGTCCCGCGGAACCGGAACTGGAACCTAAAGCGGAAGCGGACAACTGA
- the LOC122622589 gene encoding uncharacterized protein LOC122622589 produces the protein MSWLLGLLGLQVLFLWLLWLPGEILAIPTPLKLPGYTHRLTPYIKHWEAANFDRQVLQAAQVRHLEQARFRQKREVTTSASGLAHTIRLNFSAHDRDFRLVLRQQPHSVFAHDVEIENTLGPIDYDVSRIYTGSLEDDEAAHVQAILTSDNLLDGTIETQAEHYYIEPAHRYSQQLAESGVHSIVYKLSDVNMQKEQFTGGGLNSATPAKTHCASEKLRKKRWLPEELAMSDAPAPTYNRNPPLPLDLEVPYNDDFRVLASEEDKSEESPRKYPTTSTTRSTVRSTESFLATLTKPTSNRNILVNNYNPSNLGEGSRSYSSGSNNANSNSNNNNSNNNNNNGNNNVRKLYTKHKNIIVSTYNRPIEPEFGTPYEEPNNNGTRELPSNFFNANWTTLFLGNNNNGNDRPSHKTHVEIITKNGATKKPNIIVNNYNPEIIFAPNPHNPSFNSMLMTNLLSGRGGEDIHSSPRLLYDRKTTCMLYLQADHTFFQKMGSDEASIEAITRHVQRANTIYRNTDFNNDGKPDNITFMIKRIKVHNMNAMKDPSYRFPGNYGVEKFLELFSEEDYDAFCLAYMFTYRDFEMGTLGLAWTGDLKNAGGVCEKNGHYRGSLKSLNTGIVTLLNYGKHVPPAVSHVTLAHEIGHNFGSPHDPEQCTPGGEDGNFIMFARATSGDKKNNNKFSTCSLKSIEPVLNAKARSMKGCFTEPQSSICGNGVVEPGEQCDCGWEEDCKDSCCFPMSRQPRLDETPCTLTPHARCSPSQGPCCTTDCKLKFGDKCRDDNGCRDPSFCDGRVPQCPPSVNKPNKTICNKEFVCYMGDCTGSICLAYGLESCQCIPGPQDDRIKSCELCCKLPGEDSPCRSSFEWNEAPFDVPDMYSKPGTPCNDYNGYCDVFQKCREVDPSGPLATLRKLLLSEESIASFKKWMQHNWYTVALAAVGVILLLALSTKLLAKRSNLKLKSVTIIHSATTETVRLPENNNGVIVHTAVRTKVPFKKKVRGERPKKPGTGAVAAAGVTATAAVATRGAAKSSANPEPKKTTRNQAMAKKKSLEEEPKKSSKKMGKHMKEIIDYSNRNNNGDDASNLSTTNNHTNTFGKVQKWLLESPIVAQPLSHIEHSSRVRKVMSKSQSTPERLVQKTPQKTKSMGNLSNEKVKLQVVYKPPFKFSLRLSKKPKVKTHVVGAGVRPKRSQKTSNRTAGQSSSKEVSTRAKRSALLLCNEAEDDNQILTLNEPNYETLKPPTPPRSMEHCYENVDMQAEASSSKPSSSSKVAPSSQNRASLEVTPPVPAQRNSYRRSNSLSTHNPFAAAPRRSSSKASGSVNLTRNFGSTQNLINLSQNLSKNKKRSSLNLKASGSGATRSGKDTPTMAVASPQRRSSSNANLRRDSSVSSTKAVPVPPTRNSRNSFSNIPRASLGGANSSAAASTGAPPPSFSRQSSSSTATSSSSITPGLTTGVALQQSASTSAMQRHPPAQPTRRSLHNFRTRSTGTGAATGKPGAAATSAAATSAGAASASASNENNELPSDLEVVVSDVENLVS, from the exons ATGAGCTGGCTGCTGGGCCTCCTCGGGCTCCAGGTCCTGTTCCTCTGGCTCCTGTGGCTGCCCGGCGAGATCCTGGCCATTCCCACGCCGCTCAAGCTGCCAG GCTACACCCACAGGCTGACGCCCTACATCAAGCACTGGGAGGCGGCGAACTTCGATCGCCAGGTGCTGCAGGCAGCGCAGGTCAGGCACCTGGAGCAGGCTCGCTTCCGGCAGAAGAGAGAGGTGACCACCTCGGCGAGTGGACTGGCGCACACCATCCGCTTGAATTTCTCCGCCCACGACAG AGATTTCCGCCTGGTGCTGCGTCAACAGCCGCACTCGGTGTTCGCCCACGACGTGGAGATCGAGAACACTCTGGGCCCCATCGACTACGATGTGTCGCGCATTTATACGGGTAGCCTAGAGGACGACGAGGCGGCCCACGTCCAGGCGATCCTCACCAGCGACAACCTGTTGGACGGTACGATAGAGACCCAGGCGGAGCACTACTACATCGAGCCGGCGCACCGGTATTcccagcagctggccgagAGCGGTGTCCACAGCATAGTCTATAAGTTAAGCGATGTAAATATGCAGAAGGAGCAGTTCACCGGCGGAGGACTCAACTCCGCCACTCCCGCCAAGACGCACTGCGCTAGCGAGAAACTGAGAAAGAAGCGCTGGCTGCCAGAGGAG CTGGCCATGTCGGACGCTCCGGCGCCCACGTACAATCGTAATCCGCCCCTGCCGCTGGACTTGGAGGTGCCCTACAACGATGACTTTCGCGTCCTGGCCTCCGAAGAGGACAAGAGCGAGGAGTCGCCGCGGAAGTACCCAACCACGTCCACAACCAGGAGCACTGTGCGCAGCACCGAGAGCTTCCTGGCCACGCTGACTAAGCCCACGTCGAACCGCAACATACTTGTAAATAACTACAATCCCTCCAATCTCGGCGAGGGAAGTCGCAGctacagcagcggcagcaacaatgccaacagcaatagtaataacaataacagcaacaacaacaataataatggTAATAACAATGTGCGGAAGTTGTACACAAAACACAAGAATATTATTGTGAGCACGTACAACCGACCCATCGAACCGGAATTCGGAACGCCCTACGAGGAACCGAATAACAATGGCACCCGCGAGCTGCCCAGTAACTTCTTCAATGCCAACTGGACGACGCTCTTTCTgggaaataacaacaatggcaacgaCCGCCCCAGCCACAAGACGCATGTGGAGATTATTACGAAGAACGGAGCCACCAAGAAGCCAAACATCATTGTTAACAACTACAATCCCGAGATCATATTCGCCCCTAATCCGCACAATCCCAGTTTCAACAGCATGCTGATGACGAATCTGCTGAGTGGAAGGGGTGGCGAGGACATCCACAGCTCTCCCAGGTTGCTCTACGATCGCAAGACCACCTGCATGCTGTACCTGCAGGCGGACCACACCTTCTTCCAGAAGATGGGCTCGGACGAGGCGTCCATAGAGGCCATCACTCGGCACGTGCAGCGGGCCAACACTATCTACCGGAACACGGACTTCAACAACGATGGGAAGCCGGACAACATCACCTTCATGATCAAGCGCATCAAGGTGCACAACATGAACGCGATGAAGGATCCCAGCTACCGATTCCCCGGAAACTACGGAGTGGAAAAGTTTCTGGAGCTGTTTTCGG AGGAGGACTACGATGCCTTTTGCTTGGCTTACATGTTCACCTACCGTGACTTCGAGATGGGAACCTTGGGTTTGGCCTGGACGGGAGATCTCAAGAATGCCGGCGGAGTATGTGAAAAGAATGGCCACTACCGCGGGTCCCTTAAGTCCCTCAATACGGGAATAGTCACTCTGTTGAACTATGGAAAGCATGTGCCACCGGCGGTCTCTCATGTGACGTTGGCCCACGAAATTGGCCACAACTTTGGATCACCG CACGATCCGGAGCAATGTACCCCTGGTGGCGAGGATGGTAACTTCATTATGTTCGCCCGCGCCACTTCGGGCgacaagaagaacaacaacaagttcAGCACCTGCTCGTTGAAATCAATAGAACCCGTGCTGAATGCCAAGGCACGTTCCATGAAGGGCTGTTTCACAGAGCCGCAGTCATCGATTTGCGGCAATGGCGTGGTGGAGCCGGGCGAGCAGTGCGACTGCGGATGGGAGGAGGACTGCAAGGACTCTTGCTGCTTTCCCATGTCAAGGCAACCGCGACTGGATGAAACTCCGTGCACTCTGACGCCGCATGCCCGCTGCAGTCCGTCGCAAGGTCCCTGCTGCACCACCGATTGCAAGCTGAAGTTCGGTGACAAGTGTCGGGATGACAACGGCTGTCGGGATCCTTCATTCTGTGATGGGCGAGTGCCACAGTGTCCTCCGTCGGTGAACAAGCCCAACAAAACCATCTGCAACAAGGAGTTCGTCTGCTACATGGGCGACTGCACGGGCAGCATCTGTTTGGCCTATGGTCTGGAATCGTGTCAGTGTATTCCGGGACCCCAGGACGATCGGATCAAGTCATGTGAGCTGTGTTGCAAGCTGCCAGGAGAGGACAGTCCCTGCCGGAGTTCCTTCGAGTGGAATGAGGCGCCCTTCGATGTGCCTGATATGTACTCAAAGCCTGGAACTCCCTGCAATGATTACAATGG ATACTGTGATGTCTTTCAAAAGTGCAGAGAGGTGGATCCTTCTGGACCACTGGCCACGTTGCGCAAGCTCCTGCTTTCCGAAGAGAGCATCGCCAGCTTCAAGAAGTGGATGCAGCACAACTGGTACACAGTAGCTTTAGCTGCTGTGGGCGTAATCCTGCTTCTG GCGCTGAGCACAAAGCTGCTGGCGAAGCGGTCGAATCTGAAGCTTAAGTCCGTCACCATTATACACAGCGCCACCACGGAGACAGTGCGTCTTCCAGAGAACAACAACGGGGTGATAGTTCATACGGCCGTAAGGACAAAGGTACCTTTCAAGAAGAAGGTTCGTGGCGAGCGACCTAAGAAGCCAGGAACGGGAGCAGTAGCTGCAGCGGGAGTAACAGCCaccgctgcagttgcaaccCGAGGTGCAGCCAAAAGCAGTGCCAATCCGGAGCCAAAGAAGACCACTAGGAACCAAGCgatggccaaaaagaaatccCTCGAGGAGGAGCCCAAGAAGTCCAGCAAGAAGATGGGCAAGCACATGAAGGAGATCATCGACTATTCAaaccgcaacaacaacggcgacGATGCCTCCAACTTGTCGACCACCAACAACCATACCAACACCTTTGGCAAGGTGCAAAAGTGGTTGCTCGAATCGCCCATTGTGGCTCAGCCATTGTCCCACATTGAGCACAGCTCTCGGGTTCGCAAAGTGATGAGCAAATCGCAATCAACGCCAGAGAGACTGGTGCAAAAGACACCGCAAAAAACCAAGTCCATGGGTAATCTGTCCAACGAGAAGGTCAAACTGCAGGTGGTTTACAAGCCGCCCTTCAAGTTTTCCCTGAGATTGTCCAAGAAACCGAAAGTAAAGACCCATGTGGTGGGCGCAGGTGTAAGGCCAAAGAGAAGCCAAAAGACTAGTAACCGAACTGCAGGGCAATCCTCCTCGAAGGAAGTGTCTACGCGCGCCAAGAGGAGCGCCCTTTTGCTATGCAACGAGGCGGAGGACGATAACCAGATCCTCACCCTCAACGAACCCAACTACGAGACCTTGAAGCCACCAACGCCTCCACGTTCCATGGAACATTGCTACGAGAATGTGGACATGCAGGCGGAGGCCTCCAGTTCGAAGCCTAGTAGTAGCAGCAAAGTGGCTCCTAGCTCACAGAACAGAGCCAGTTTAGAGGTGACTCCTCCAGTTCCGGCCCAGAGGAACTCCTATCGCAGGTCTAACTCCCTGTCCACCCACAATCCATTTGCGGCCGCTCCCcgccggagcagcagcaaggcCAGCGGATCGGTGAATCTCACGCGGAACTTTGGCAGCACTCAGAATCTGATAAATCTCAGTCAAAATCTGTCCAAGAACAAGAAGCGCAGCAGTCTGAATCTGAAGGCTAGCGGTAGTGGAGCCACCAGAAGTGGGAAAGATACGCCAACTATGGCAGTCGCCTCGCCACAGAGACGTTCCTCATCCAATGCCAATCTCCGCAGGGACAGCAGCGTGTCCTCCACAAAGGCAGTGCCTGTTCCACCCACACGGAACTCGCGGAATAGCTTTAGCAACATTCCAAGGGCCAGTTTGGGAGGAGCAAACAGCAGTGCCGCCGCCAGCACAGGAGCACCTCCGCCCAGTTTCTCTCGCCAATCTTCCAGCAGCACGGCCACCAGCAGCTCATCCATCACTCCAGGCCTAACCACCGGAGTGGCGCTGCAGCAAT
- the LOC122619865 gene encoding uncharacterized protein LOC122619865, with protein MKLALILILCCCLIGMALGDSLVVTKPPFIRSRYSLRWKKTTSVAPEVVTGSGGATIHTVTTTDHPKLATSTASSDYDYYGNGETENVVHK; from the exons ATGAAGCTGgcactgatcctgatcctctGCTGTTGCCTCATCGGAATGG CTCTTGGTGACTCGCTTGTGGTGACCAAGCCCCCGTTCATTCGCAGTCGCTACAGCTTGCGTTGGAAGAAGACGACCTCTGTGGCGCCGGAGGTGGTCACTGGATCCGGTGGAGCCACCATTCACACAGTCACCACCACCGACCATCCCAAGCTGGCCACCTCCACGGCCAGTTCGGACTACGACTATTACGGCAATGGGGAGACGGAGAACGTGGTGCACAAGTAA
- the LOC122619864 gene encoding pterin-4-alpha-carbinolamine dehydratase → MLLTIRCAQNVIKSNCQKVANLLASGHRSGLSRATATTATSRSPSQISVLYSPAAREAAQAATGGSRNLRRIHTIPTTEAPATAITAKKRKMVVRLNEQERAEKLQPLLDAGWTLVEGRDAIFKQFVLKDFNQAFSFMTGVALLAEKINHHPEWFNCYNKVDVTLSTHDVGGLSSQDIRMATHLETTANLLK, encoded by the exons ATGTTGTTAACAATTAGGTGCGCTCAGAATGTGATTAAGTCGAACTGCCAGAAAGTGGCCAATCTGCTTGCCAGCGGCCACCGATCTGGTTTATCCCGCGCcactgcaacaacagcaacgagTAGAAG CCCGTCGCAAATCTCAGTTCTGTATTCGCCAGCAGCGAGAGAAGCAGCACAGGCAGCAACTGGTGGCAGTCGCAATCTCCGGAGAATCCACACCATCCCAACCACAGAAGCCCCAGCAACCGCAATCACAGCGAAAAAGCGCAAAATGGTG GTGCGACTAAACGAGCAGGAACGCGCTGAGAAGCTGCAGCCCCTCCTGGACGCCGGCTGGACTTTGGTGGAGGGACGCGACGCCATCTTCAAGCAGTTCGTGCTGAAGGACTTCAACCAGGCCTTCAGCTTCATGACGGGCGTGGCTCTGCTGGCCGAGAAGATCAACCACCATCCCGAGTGGTTCAACTGCTACAACAAGGTGGACGTGACCCTCTCCACACACGATGTGGGTGGCCTCAGTTCGCAGGACATTCGCATGGCCACTCACTTGGAGACCACGGCCAATTTGTTGAAATAA
- the LOC122621506 gene encoding uncharacterized protein LOC122621506, with product MFRKAKPKVEPPPTAPSVEEMLADMETFEVNQPTISGPTDNSDLEHALLTEPENLSLPTWWQVFDEYDQKVKKLSATEGDLETQRNQLKECYAKLEKNADKLRTGIQKQQALVKGALKC from the coding sequence ATGTTCAGGAAGGCCAAACCCAAAGTAGAGCCCCCGCCTACGGCTCCAAGTGTCGAGGAAATGCTGGCGGACATGGAAACCTTCGAGGTCAATCAGCCCACGATAAGCGGACCTACGGACAACTCCGACTTGGAGCACGCTCTTCTGACTGAGCCGGAGAACCTTTCCCTTCCCACTTGGTGGCAGGTGTTTGACGAGTATGACCAGAAGGTCAAGAAACTGTCGGCCACCGAGGGAGATCTGGAGACCCAAAGAAATCAGCTCAAGGAATGCTATGCCAAGCTGGAAAAGAATGCGGATAAACTAAGAACGGGCATCCAAAAGCAACAGGCACTGGTCAAAGGAGCCCTTAAATGTTAA
- the LOC122619863 gene encoding N-alpha-acetyltransferase 40, whose product MRNQDELSQGAKQRFVETAARAKNPLESLSYQSYKAPSGEEFKLICRAKSDADSKLLKWAFKLAETNVGPYYKQLKMGWQPKIKAAELNKNWARYLVAQNEKKENVAYAMFRFDMDHGDCVLYCYEMQVAAEHRRKGLGKFIMSTLEDCARLWHLEKVMLTVLNNNEASISFFKQLGYVKDEISPDVLEQADYQIFSKSMLS is encoded by the exons ATGCGGAATCAGGACGAACTAAGTCAGGGCGCCAAGCAGAGATTCGTGGAGACAGCTGCCAGAGCCAAGAATCCCCTGGAATCTCTCAGCTACCAAAGCTACAAGGCACCCAGCGGAGAGGAATTCAAACTCATCTGCCGAGCCAAGTCGGATGCGGACTCCAAACTGCTGAAATGGGCTTTCAAGCTGGCCGAGACGAACGTGGGACCCTACTACAAACAACTCAAGATGGGCTGGCAACCCAAGATCAAGGCCGCCGAGCTGAACAAGAACTGGGCACGCTACTTGGTGGCCCAGAACGAAAAGAAGGAGAACGTGGCATACGCGATGTTCCGCTTCGACATGGATCACGGGGATTGTGTCCTCTACTG CTACGAAATGCAAGTGGCTGCAGAGCACAGAAGAAAAGGCCTGGGCAAGTTCATCATGAGCACCCTGGAGGACTGCGCTCGCCTGTGGCACCTGGAAAAGGTTATGCTGACCGTGCTGAACAACAACGAAGCCTCCATTTCCTTCTTCAAGCAACTGGGCTACGTCAAGGACGAGATCTCGCCAGATGTCCTGGAACAGGCCGACTACCAAATCTTCAGCAAATCGATGCTGAGCTGA